One segment of Nothobranchius furzeri strain GRZ-AD chromosome 13, NfurGRZ-RIMD1, whole genome shotgun sequence DNA contains the following:
- the LOC139062365 gene encoding uncharacterized protein: MTGKFLTQDANLFFSLSGLTSLFSDAIVISDGEWEEIPIEELTCKTPVPLDDLSKINRAVENLKKEGVQPYPGSDNFYPTTPPSTSRTVLHSYQPSHTVRSHGNASVKAVRYRTITPQTILEAEQRPTAYAPPISQPPPPPTPSHARTDEQHPTAASISPPTPPPPPPPPPSPAQEQSDSDSETAERGPEQPAGENICNSHISSFIIHSYMLLFLWDHVILSCTSS, from the exons atgacgggtaagtttttaactcaagacgcaaatctttttttttctctttctggtttaacatctttattttcagacgctattgtcatatcggacggcgagtgggaagaaattcctattgaggaattaacttgtaagacaccggtccccctggatgatttgtctaaaattaatcgcgcggtcgagaatctga aaaaggagggggttcaaccttaccccggaagtgataacttttacccaaccacgcctccatccaccagccgaaccgtcttacattcgtatcagcccagccataccgtcagatcacacgggaatgcgagcgtgaaagctgttcgttacaggaccatcacgccgcagacgatcctcgaagctg agcaacgtccgacggcctacgcacccccaatatctcagcccccaccacctccaaccccttctcatgcgcggacggatg aacaacatccgacagccgcttcaatatctccgcccacacctcctcctcctcctcctcctcccccttctcctgcacagg aacaatccgacagcgactctgaaaccgctgaacgtggtcctgagcagccagccggtgaaaatatatgtaactctcatataagctcttttattattcattcttacatgctactctttttatgggatcatgttatactgtcctgcacaagctcttaa